The Acidimicrobiales bacterium genomic sequence GGCTCAGGCTGGAGGTGAACCGGGACGTCACCAGCGAACCCAGGATGGCCACGCCCAGGGCGCCGCCCAGCTCCCGGGTGGTGTCGTTCATGGCCGAGCCCACGCCGGCCTTGCCCAGCGGTACCGCCGACATGATGAGCGTGGTCAGCGGGGTCATGGTCATGGACATGCCGAAGGCCAGGGGCAGGATCGACGTGTAGACCACCCAGATCGAGCTGCCCACCGTCACCTGGGAGAAGATGGCCAGCCCCAGGGCGGTGAAGCTGAGGCCCACGGGCACCACCCGGGCGGCGCCGAAGCGCTGCACCAGCTTGGGCACCTGGGGGGCCACCGACATGATCACCGCGGCCATGGGCAGCTGCAGCAGGCCCGACTGGAGCGGGGAGTAGCCCAGCACCAGCTGGAAGTACTGGGCCACCAGGAAGAACGTGCCGAACATGGCGAAGAAGGTGAGCGACATGCCGGCCGAGGCCACGCTGAAGCGCCGATCACGGAACAGGCGCAGGTCGAGCATCGGGTAGCGGGCCCGCAACTCCCACGCCCCGAACAGGCCCAGGGCCAGGAAGGCGCCGCCGAAGATCAGGGCGCTGGTCGTCGAGGTCCAACCGTGGTGCGGTCCCTCGATGATCCCGTAGACCAGGAGGCCGAGGCCGACGATGGAGAGGCCGGCGCCCAGGAAGTCGAGGGGCTGGTCGTCGGGGTCCTTGGACCGGGGGACCAGGATGGCCCCGGCCACCAGGGCGATGGTGATGACGGGCACGTTGATGAGGAAGACCGAGCCCCACCAGAAGTGCTCGATGAGCCAGCCCGAGGCGATGGGCCCGATGGCGGCACCGCCGCCGGAGATGCCGGCCCAGATGCCGATGGCCTTGGGGCGCTCGTGGGCCGGGAAGACGTTGGTGAGGATCGACAGCGTCGACGGCATGACGAAGGCGGCGGCGATGCCCATGACGGCCCGGGCCCCGATGAGGGTGGCCGCGCTGTCGGACAGGCTGGCCAGCGCCGCCCCCAGCAGGAACACCAGGAGCCCGGCCTGCAAGGCGCCCTTGCGGCCGAAGCGGTCGCCGATGGTGCCGGCGGTGAACAGGAGGCCGGCGAAGACCAGGGCGTAGGCGTCGACCATCCACTGCAGGGCACTGGTGGAGGCGTCGAGCTCGCGGGCCAGCGTCGGGAGGGCGACGTTGAGGCTGGTGTTGCCGATGATGACGATCAGCAGGCTGGTGCACAGCACCGCCAGGATCTTCCAGCGCCGCTCGTAGATGTCGGGGTCGATGCCGTGGTCATCGGCCGTCGCCGCGTCGGTGGTCTGCACGTTGTCTCCTCACGGCCGCACCCGTCGTTGGGTTTCGCTACGGCGGCGTCTCTGAACTGTAGAGGGCCAACGGGCGCCGGCACTCCGGCAATTCCGGCTTTTGGGCGTGACTCTTGCCACGGTGTGGAGGGCATGAGGGGGAACCCATGCGACTTTCGCTACGGTTCGACGCATGGCTCGCCCGCGTAGCGAAGAGGCCCATCGGGCGGCGCTGGACGCCACCCTCGAGCTCCTGCTGGAGGCCGGCGTCGAAGGGGTCACCGTCGAGGAGGTGGCGGCCCGCTCCGGGGTGGCCAAGTCCACCCTCTACCGGCACTTCACCACCCGCGAGAACCTGATCGCCCAGGCCGCCCGGTGCTGCGTGGTCGAGCACCCCACGCCGGACACCGGCTCCCTGGCCGGCGACCTGCGCTACCTGTTCGGCCGCTTCTCCGAGAGCGAGGGCGAGAAGCGCCTGACCGACCTCATGCCCCTGCTCATCGACGCGGCCAAGCGCGACCCGGGCCTGGAGGAGCTGGTGACCTCGGTGCTGGCCGAGCGCAAGCGGCCCATCCGCACCGTGCTCCAGCTGGCCCAGCTCCGGGGCGAGGTCAGCCCCGACCTCGACCTCGACACCGCCCTGGCCATGGTTATCGGCCCCTTCAGCTACCGCCGCCTGGTCGAGCGTCGCGAGGCCACCCCCGAGTTCATCGAGGCCGTCCTCACCGGCGCCATCGCCGCCCTCCGCGCCACCGCCGCCCTCCCCGACGCCGCGTCCCGGGCCTGAGGTAGGGCCGCCTGGGTCTCAGCCTCCTCGGCTCGGCGGCGAACAGGGCCCGGTGGTCGTGGCAGGACCCTTCGTCGGAGGGGTGGGCTGGAGCGGTTGGTGATGGGAATGTGGGCGCCGGGTTGGTTTCGCGCATGTTCAGCAAGGTTTCGTCTGACAGGGTGGCTGGTGGCACCTGGGCGCTCGTATGCGCCTGTTTCGGCCTTGTTGTCTTTCTGTTCACCAATAGGGGGGTTTCCTCAGCATGTTGTTCCGACGGTTGCCATCAGAGATGGCGGTGGGGTCCGCGTCGACTGATGACTTCGCTTTTGCCCCCCCCCCCCAAAGTCACCAGCGGGTCGTAGAGGTCGCCTAGGCGCTCACGCAGAGCGTCGCCAACCGTCGGTCGGACGGTTGGTGCGAACGACCAGGACGGCCGCAGCAGTGGTGGCGGGGGTGCTGGCCCTGGTGCTGATGCCCCTCGCCACGCCGACCGCCTCCGCAGCCCCCAGCGGCTCCGGAACGCCGCGGGCGGCCAAGTCGTTCACGCTGTCCATGGTCGAGGGCGAGGGCACCCTGACCCTGCGGGGCGGCGAGCCCCGCCAGCTGGAGAACCCCACCAGCGTCTCCGGCACCGTCGACGCCGCCGACCCCGAGGCCCTCGACACGGGCACCGGAGCGGTCACCAACGGTTCCTTCACGACGCCCGAGATGCACATCCAGCAGCGGCTCACCGCGCCACCCGATCCGGTGACGGCGACGGTCTACATCGACGCCACCTTCACCCAGGTGACGCCGGGCAACCTCACCGGCACGGTCGACGCTGAGGGGACCGTCACGCTGTCGACCGCGCTGCGCGTCGACCTGCACGTCGAGGTGGGCCGCAACCCCACCCTGATCACCACCGACTGCTCCAGCTCCCCGGTCAACCTGACGCTCGGCTCGCCGGACGGACAGCCGTGGAACCCCGAGACGGGTCAGGTCACGCTGTCGAACGGCAACTTCACGATCCCCGAGTTCGGCAACTGCGAGGCGAACGTCCAGGGCGCCATCAACGAGCAGCTGGCCGGCCCCGGCCACGCCATCTCGCTCGCCCTCGAGGGCGACCTCCCGCTGCCCGAGAACGAGCGCGAGAAGACCATCACCGACCTCGTCGTGACGCCCGAGGGCGGCACCCGCGTGGGCCAGGACGTGACGCTGGCCGCCACCGTCGCCCCCGGTCCCGACGTCACCGTCGACGACGACCCGACCGGCATCGTCGAGTTCCGCGACGGCGCCCAGGTGCTCGACACCATCCCCTTGGAGGCCGACGGCACCGCCGAGCTGGTCACCGACCGCCTCGGAGCCGGCACCCTCTCACTGACCGCCCGCTACCTGGGCGACCCCGTCTTCGGGCGCAGCGGCTCCGATCCCGTGACCCACGTCGTCTCGGCCAACCCGGCCCTGACCTGGGACCTGCCGTCGACGGTGGAGCTGTTCGGGGCACCGACGGACTTCACCGTCGAGGCCACCAACACCGGCCTGGGCCGACTGCTCGCGAACACCCGCCTGGACGTCACCCTTCAGCGGGCCCAGGGCACCCAGAACATCGCTCCGGTGGGGACGGACCCTCGCATCGTCCTCGAGCAGGTCGACGGCGACACGGTCACGCCCATCCCGCTGACCGTGGCGGGCACCGGCTCGAACCAGACGCTCACCTGGTCCATCGGCGCCGGCACCGGTGTGCCCCTCGCCCCCGGGACCACCCTCGAGGAGATGCTGCGGCTGACCTTCCCGAACGTGGGCACCGCGTCGCCCACCGCCTGCGGCAACACCAACCGCCTGTGCCCCGGCCCGTTGAAGGTCACGTTCGCCATCCAGCTGGTCGACCCCGGCACGGGCGCGATCACCGACACCGTCGCCTCCGAGACCGGACAGACCGTGATGGTCGAGGCCGCCCGACGCGTCGCCACCATCGCCGCGGGCAACGTCGGCATCCCCCCGGTCGTCCCGCCCATCCCGGCCATCTCCCCCCACACCGTGCGGGCCGGCAACAACATCTCCCTCAACGCCTTGTTCGTGGGCCCGAACGTGGGCGGGGTGGGCCCGACCGGGACGATGAGCTTCAGCATCGACGGCACGCCAGTCGGCGTGCTGCCCCCCCAGGCGGGGCTGTCGGCCGGCTACCAGCTGTCGGTGGCGTGCTGCAGCAACCCCAACTACTCGGTTCCCGTGCCGCGGAACATCCCGGCGGGCGCCCACACCCTCGAGCTGCGCTACTCGGGGAACGACATGTTCCTCCCGGCCATCAACAGCTTCACCTTCCAGGTGGCGCCCTCGTTGGGCCCGATCTACGAGTGCGAGCGCACCCTGCTCGGGGTCAGCTACGTGGGCCGGGCCAACGTGGTCGTCCAAGGCTCGCTCCCGGCCACCGTGGCCGCGGGTGACACCGTCCCGGTCAGCCACCCCACCCTGCGGATGCTGCTCGACCGCGGGCCCAGCGTGACCAACGCCCTGAACGAGGTGGTCAGCGAGTACACCGGCATCGAGGTCGTCTACAACGTCGACGGCAC encodes the following:
- a CDS encoding Ig-like domain repeat protein, with translation MRTTRTAAAVVAGVLALVLMPLATPTASAAPSGSGTPRAAKSFTLSMVEGEGTLTLRGGEPRQLENPTSVSGTVDAADPEALDTGTGAVTNGSFTTPEMHIQQRLTAPPDPVTATVYIDATFTQVTPGNLTGTVDAEGTVTLSTALRVDLHVEVGRNPTLITTDCSSSPVNLTLGSPDGQPWNPETGQVTLSNGNFTIPEFGNCEANVQGAINEQLAGPGHAISLALEGDLPLPENEREKTITDLVVTPEGGTRVGQDVTLAATVAPGPDVTVDDDPTGIVEFRDGAQVLDTIPLEADGTAELVTDRLGAGTLSLTARYLGDPVFGRSGSDPVTHVVSANPALTWDLPSTVELFGAPTDFTVEATNTGLGRLLANTRLDVTLQRAQGTQNIAPVGTDPRIVLEQVDGDTVTPIPLTVAGTGSNQTLTWSIGAGTGVPLAPGTTLEEMLRLTFPNVGTASPTACGNTNRLCPGPLKVTFAIQLVDPGTGAITDTVASETGQTVMVEAARRVATIAAGNVGIPPVVPPIPAISPHTVRAGNNISLNALFVGPNVGGVGPTGTMSFSIDGTPVGVLPPQAGLSAGYQLSVACCSNPNYSVPVPRNIPAGAHTLELRYSGNDMFLPAINSFTFQVAPSLGPIYECERTLLGVSYVGRANVVVQGSLPATVAAGDTVPVSHPTLRMLLDRGPSVTNALNEVVSEYTGIEVVYNVDGTSTSTGATRTNNTRMTAAGDPDQVIELPGLAMAVTIDGDPGEVVPVTIEEFRITFDGIGAALTCKPLGDTALVDTVTVAGTTLSVTPGGPVRSGAAVTLEAAAAPFSGGVVEFRDGTDTIGVVPVNAEGEATMVTTALAAGERSLTARYFGGFAVPSTTSDVVALTVVPIDCAPFVGAGNGNVVRLVYMDLLHRCPDQAGFDHWKARLDTGTPRAVFARAISSSAEARGVIVDDAYEMMLGRQPDVPGRAYWVQWLGENGRYDALVASLGGSEEFWRLAGSTDEGFVERVYQRILLRAADPDGLAYWVGRLEGGMARRALVSRLVNLDEPLGRLVDDSYAEILDGVPTSAERSEGIAYLRATGSRSGLHARLIGSQAFQDRAQGLPNFD
- a CDS encoding TetR/AcrR family transcriptional regulator, yielding MARPRSEEAHRAALDATLELLLEAGVEGVTVEEVAARSGVAKSTLYRHFTTRENLIAQAARCCVVEHPTPDTGSLAGDLRYLFGRFSESEGEKRLTDLMPLLIDAAKRDPGLEELVTSVLAERKRPIRTVLQLAQLRGEVSPDLDLDTALAMVIGPFSYRRLVERREATPEFIEAVLTGAIAALRATAALPDAASRA
- a CDS encoding MFS transporter — translated: MQTTDAATADDHGIDPDIYERRWKILAVLCTSLLIVIIGNTSLNVALPTLARELDASTSALQWMVDAYALVFAGLLFTAGTIGDRFGRKGALQAGLLVFLLGAALASLSDSAATLIGARAVMGIAAAFVMPSTLSILTNVFPAHERPKAIGIWAGISGGGAAIGPIASGWLIEHFWWGSVFLINVPVITIALVAGAILVPRSKDPDDQPLDFLGAGLSIVGLGLLVYGIIEGPHHGWTSTTSALIFGGAFLALGLFGAWELRARYPMLDLRLFRDRRFSVASAGMSLTFFAMFGTFFLVAQYFQLVLGYSPLQSGLLQLPMAAVIMSVAPQVPKLVQRFGAARVVPVGLSFTALGLAIFSQVTVGSSIWVVYTSILPLAFGMSMTMTPLTTLIMSAVPLGKAGVGSAMNDTTRELGGALGVAILGSLVTSRFTSSLSPALTGLPEQARGVAESGLTGALEVARQLGGAPGQALQAAGQQAFVDGLGLAATVGAVVVFSAAVAAWFLLPRGATAPAHPVPGATAADAAAGEVIDAGVMEPAPTAVD